The following nucleotide sequence is from Bacillus horti.
CCGTGATGATAGATGCCTCCCATATGGAATATGAAGATAATATTAGAATTGTACAGGAGGTAGTCGATTACGCCCATAAGCATAACGTTTCAGTTGAAGCTGAGCTAGGTATGATGACTTCTTCTGGCATAGGTGGAGAAGAGACACAAGGAGGAGAGCATCACGCTACTCAGGAAGCTGAGGACTATTATACAGACCCTCTTATCGCCAAGGATTTTGTGCAAAAAACGGAGATTGATGCGTTAGCGGCTTCATTTGGAACGGTACACGGAATATATGTACAAGAGCCTAATTTGGATATTAAGCGTCTGAAGGCTATTTATGAGAACATCGGTCGACCTGTTGTTATGCATGGAGGATCGGGCTTAGAGATAGAGGATTATGTGAACGTCATCCAGTCAGGAGTTAGGAAAATCAATTATTACAGCTACGCTGCCAAAGCAGGAGCACAGGCTGTAAAGGAGTACATCCAGCAGAATCAGAATCTGTTTTACCACGATTACACAGTGGTTGCTAAGCAGGCTATAAAGGAAGATGTTAAACGGGCCATGAAAATATTTATGAACAATGGATATTAATGTGGATTTAATAGGATGTGTAGCTTGATGATCTTGTAATCCGGAAGGGAGCTGAAGAAAATGCTTACACCTCCCCATGAGCGTGTAAAGAAGCATGCATTAGAGCTGTTTGAAAGGGCTAGTATTGTTCTTTCAGAAGCGGAAAAGAACAATCTTGAAATAGCAGACTTTGGCTTAGCTAACGTAGAGGTTAGTGGTCTTCAATTAGTCACATATGTCAATACAGAAAAGGTGTGTGCAAAGGAATTGGTGTTGCTTCCACACCAGACATGTCCAGAGCATAAGCATCCGAAAAGAAGCTTTGATGAAGGGAAAGAAGAGACCTTTAGGTGTAGATACGGACTTGTTTACCTGTACGTTGAAGGAGAGGAGACCAAGTCGCGTACTGTAAATCCACCTATTGGAGATGAACAGTATTATACAGTGTTTCACGAGATTATTTTACAGCCCGGAGAACAATATACGATTTATCCGAATACCCTTCATTGGTTTAAAGCAGGAGAAGAGGGAGCGGTCATTTCTGAATTCTCAACTCGAAGTACGGATGAAACGGATGTTTTTACAGACCCTAGAATTAAAAGAGTTAATGAATGATAGATGAGGAGTTGTAGGTACAAAGAAACTTGTCCGTATAAGTTAGTTAGGAATAGGATCGGAGTTGAAAAGTGATGCTTGAAAAACTGAAAGAAGAAGTGCTTGAAGCAAATTTAGCTCTCCCCAAACATGGCTTAGTCACTTTTACCTGGGGCAATGTGAGCGGAATAGATCGAGAATTAGGGAGGGTTGTTATTAAGCCTAGTGGAGTGGCCTATGAGGAGTTACAGCTAGACGATTTGGTTGTCCTTGATCTAGAAGGAAATATTGTTGAAGGGAAGCTTAAGCCTTCGTCAGATACAGCTACCCATCTTGTTTTATATAAAAGCTTTCCTGATATTGGTGGGATCGTTCATACTCACTCCCCTTGGGCAACAGCTTGGGCACAAGCAGGTAGAGAGCTACCTGCTTTAGGAACGACTCATGCTGATTATTTTAATGGAGCGGTTCCATGTACTAGAGCTTTAACTGATACAGAGATTGCAGGAGAGTATGAAAAAGAAACGGGACAGGTCATTGTAGAGACCTTCCAAGACCGTAATCCAAATGAGACCCCGAGTATATTGATTCACCAGCATGCCCCTTTTAATTGGGGGAAGAATCCAAGCCAAGCTGTTATGCATGCTGTGGTTCTAGAGGAATGTGCTAAGATGGCTTACCACACTCTGCATCTTTCCCCTTCCACACAGTCGATGGACACAGCGCTTCTACACAAGCACTTTTATCGAAAACATGGCTCGGGAGCGTATTACGGTCAAAACTGAGGAGGGATTACGATGGACAAATACACCATAGGTATCGATTATGGAACACAGTCAGGGCGTGCTGTTTTAGTATCACTGAAGGATGGTGAGGAGATCGCTGATCATGTTACCCCATATAAGCATGGTGTGATTGATAGGGAGCTTCCAGAGAGTGGCATAAGGCTTGGACATGAGTGGGCCTTACAACATCCACAGGATTATGTGGATGTCATTCAATTCTCCATTCCTGCCGTTCTTAAGCAATCAGGCATTGACCCAAAGCAGGTGGTTGGTCTAGCTATAGATTTTACGGCATGCACCATGCTTCCTATTGATTCAGAGCTAAATCCTCTTTGTTTTAGAGCTGATCTTAAAAACAATCCTCATAGCTGGGTGAAGCTTTGGAAGCATCATGCGGCACAGGATGAAGCAAATAAAATTAATGAGATTGCCGCAAAAAGAGGAGATCGTTTCTTACCAAGGTATGGGGGGAAAATCTCCTCAGAATGGATGATGGCAAAAATTTGGCAGATTCTTGATGAAGCTCCGGAAATCTATACAGAAACCGACCGGTTTGTTGAAGCAACCGATTGGGTTGTCTCTCAATTAACAGGTAATCTCGTTCGAAATAGCTGTACAGCAGGCTATAAAGCACTCTGGCATAAACAAGAAGGATATCCGAGCAAGGACTTCTTTAAGGAACTGGATACCCGTCTTGAGCATTTAACGGATACCAAGCTCAGAGGTGAGGTGGTTGCTCTGGGGACAAAGGCAGGAGGATTAACCAAAGAGATGGCACAGCTAACAGGGCTTTCAGAGGGAATAGCTGTAGCTGTTGGGAATGTTGATGCTCATGCTGCTGTTCCAGCTATGGGTGTCGTAGAGACAGGTAAGATGGTTATGGCGATGGGAACGTCGATTTGTCATATGCTCTTAGGTTCAAAAGAAGTAGAGGTAGAAGGTATGTGTGGGGTTGTAGAGGATGGTATTATTCCAGGCTTATATGGCTATGAAGCCGGTCAGTCGGCAGTTGGGGATATATTTGAGTGGTACATCAATGAAGGAGTTCCTTCTTATGTGCTAGATGAAGCGTCAGAGCTAGGCATAGATGTGCATCAGTATCTGGAGGGTAAAGCAGCCAAGTATAGGCCTGGTGAAACAGGATTATTGGCCTTAGATTGGTGGAATGGGAATCGTTCTGTGCTCGTTGACACAGAATTAGGAGGACTTCTGTTAGGAATGACTTTACAAACAAAGCCGCATGAAATCTATCGGGCTTTGCTAGAAGCAACGGCGTTTGGAACGAAAATGATTGTGGATTCTTTTACAAACAGAGGAATTGATGTCAAGGAATTGTATGCGTGTGGGGGACTTCCTCAAAAAAATAGGCTACTCATGCAAATCTACGCCGATGTGACTAATCTACCGATCAAGCTATCTGCTTCAAAGCAAACACCAGCCCTTGGAGCTGCTATGTTTGCAGCAGTTGCAGCAGGAAGTGAAGGAGGAGGCTACGATAGTATACTTGAAGCAGCACAAAATATGGCAAGGGTTCAGGAGGATGTAATTCTACCAATACCCGAAAACGTAATGATTTATGATAAAATATATCAAGAGTACAAGCGGTTACATGACTATTTTGGACGTGGGGAAAACCACGTAATGAAGGAACTGAGAGCACTTAGACAAGGTTCAAATCATTGATAGATAAATACCTAATAGGAGGCCGATTATGCTACAAAATCCATATACATTCTGGTTTGTTGCAGGAAGTCAGCATCTCTACGGAGAACAAGCTCTATTAGAAGTAGAACATCATGCAAGAAGCATGGTGAATGAGTTGAATAAGGAAGCTAATCTTCCATTTGAGGTTAAATTTAAATCTGTTTTAACTCTAGATAGCGAGATTCATAAGCTTATGATTGAAGCAAACTCTAGTGAGCGTTGTGCCGGCTTGATTGCCTGGATGCATACTTTTTCCCCAGGAAAAATGTGGATTAACGGTTTGGCTGCCCTGCAGAAGCCTTTCCTCCATTTGCATACACAGTTTCATAGAGATATTCCTTGGTCTTCCATTGATATGGACTTCATGAATGTTAACCAGTCCGCACACGGTGATCGTGAATTCGGGTATACCGTTACAAGAGTTGGCCTATCAAGAAAGGTGATTGCCGGATACTGGAGACATTCAGAGGTTCAGAGAAGAGTAGGGCAGTGGATGCAAACTGCTACAGCCATTCAGGAAAGCCGAAAGCTTAAAGTAGCTAGATTTGGAGATAATATGAGGAGTGTGGCTGTTACAGAGGGCGATAAGGTAGGGGCACACATCCAATTTGGTTGGACGGTCGATTATTATGGTATTGGAGATCTTGTTGAACGAATTAATGAGGTGCAAGAGGAGCAAGTCAATCTCCTATTTAAGGAGTATAGAGAGCTGTACGAAATAGATTCTCAAACATTAAATAGCTCTTCCCATTTAGAGGCTATAAGAGAACAGGCACGAATAGAGCTAGGATTAAAAGCTTTTTTAGAGGAAGGAAGCTATACGGCTTTCACCACTAACTTTGAAGATTTACATGGTATGAAACAGTTGCCTGGCCTTGCTGCTCAACGGTTGATGGCTGATGGGTATGGGTTTGCTGGAGAAGGGGACTGGAAAACGGCTGCCTTAACTAGATTAATAAAGGGCATGAGTCATAACCAAAGTACTTCCTTTATGGAGGATTATACGTATCATCTAGAGCCTGGCAATGAAATGATTTTGGGCTCTCATATGCTTGAGGTATGTCCTACTATTTCTTCCTCAAAGCCAAAGGTGGTTGTTCACCCGCTTGGTATTGGTGGGAAGGAGGATCCAGCAAGGCTCCTGTTTGATGGCAAGACAGGAAAAGGTATTGTCGTATCCCTCAT
It contains:
- the araD gene encoding L-ribulose-5-phosphate 4-epimerase, translating into MLEKLKEEVLEANLALPKHGLVTFTWGNVSGIDRELGRVVIKPSGVAYEELQLDDLVVLDLEGNIVEGKLKPSSDTATHLVLYKSFPDIGGIVHTHSPWATAWAQAGRELPALGTTHADYFNGAVPCTRALTDTEIAGEYEKETGQVIVETFQDRNPNETPSILIHQHAPFNWGKNPSQAVMHAVVLEECAKMAYHTLHLSPSTQSMDTALLHKHFYRKHGSGAYYGQN
- a CDS encoding class II fructose-bisphosphate aldolase, with amino-acid sequence MLVTLREILEQAEQGNFAVGSFNSPTLESVRAVTEAAEELQSPIILSHAEVHNDIIPIEIIGPIFIQFAKQASVPVVVHLDHGSNLNIIKKAIDIGFTSVMIDASHMEYEDNIRIVQEVVDYAHKHNVSVEAELGMMTSSGIGGEETQGGEHHATQEAEDYYTDPLIAKDFVQKTEIDALAASFGTVHGIYVQEPNLDIKRLKAIYENIGRPVVMHGGSGLEIEDYVNVIQSGVRKINYYSYAAKAGAQAVKEYIQQNQNLFYHDYTVVAKQAIKEDVKRAMKIFMNNGY
- a CDS encoding D-lyxose/D-mannose family sugar isomerase translates to MLTPPHERVKKHALELFERASIVLSEAEKNNLEIADFGLANVEVSGLQLVTYVNTEKVCAKELVLLPHQTCPEHKHPKRSFDEGKEETFRCRYGLVYLYVEGEETKSRTVNPPIGDEQYYTVFHEIILQPGEQYTIYPNTLHWFKAGEEGAVISEFSTRSTDETDVFTDPRIKRVNE
- the araA gene encoding L-arabinose isomerase, translating into MLQNPYTFWFVAGSQHLYGEQALLEVEHHARSMVNELNKEANLPFEVKFKSVLTLDSEIHKLMIEANSSERCAGLIAWMHTFSPGKMWINGLAALQKPFLHLHTQFHRDIPWSSIDMDFMNVNQSAHGDREFGYTVTRVGLSRKVIAGYWRHSEVQRRVGQWMQTATAIQESRKLKVARFGDNMRSVAVTEGDKVGAHIQFGWTVDYYGIGDLVERINEVQEEQVNLLFKEYRELYEIDSQTLNSSSHLEAIREQARIELGLKAFLEEGSYTAFTTNFEDLHGMKQLPGLAAQRLMADGYGFAGEGDWKTAALTRLIKGMSHNQSTSFMEDYTYHLEPGNEMILGSHMLEVCPTISSSKPKVVVHPLGIGGKEDPARLLFDGKTGKGIVVSLIDLGGRFRMVMNEIEAVASSEKTPNLPVAKMLWKPLPSFSVATEGWIYAGGAHHTVLSLSVTKEQVMDLAELFKIECVTIDQETRLDRLQQELRINEVVWRMSR
- a CDS encoding ribulokinase — translated: MDKYTIGIDYGTQSGRAVLVSLKDGEEIADHVTPYKHGVIDRELPESGIRLGHEWALQHPQDYVDVIQFSIPAVLKQSGIDPKQVVGLAIDFTACTMLPIDSELNPLCFRADLKNNPHSWVKLWKHHAAQDEANKINEIAAKRGDRFLPRYGGKISSEWMMAKIWQILDEAPEIYTETDRFVEATDWVVSQLTGNLVRNSCTAGYKALWHKQEGYPSKDFFKELDTRLEHLTDTKLRGEVVALGTKAGGLTKEMAQLTGLSEGIAVAVGNVDAHAAVPAMGVVETGKMVMAMGTSICHMLLGSKEVEVEGMCGVVEDGIIPGLYGYEAGQSAVGDIFEWYINEGVPSYVLDEASELGIDVHQYLEGKAAKYRPGETGLLALDWWNGNRSVLVDTELGGLLLGMTLQTKPHEIYRALLEATAFGTKMIVDSFTNRGIDVKELYACGGLPQKNRLLMQIYADVTNLPIKLSASKQTPALGAAMFAAVAAGSEGGGYDSILEAAQNMARVQEDVILPIPENVMIYDKIYQEYKRLHDYFGRGENHVMKELRALRQGSNH